The genomic DNA AAACGTCAACGCAACCAGCGGTTATTACCGAGGACGATCTGGCGAAACTCGATACGCAAAATGTTCTTGACGAACCTCTCACCGCGACCGATCCCGTCAACGCTGTTTTCTTGAAGGTCGCATCGTGGTGTGCCGGTGCGTTGACCATCATCATGCTCGTCCTTGTGACAACTTCCGTGGTCATGCGTTACGTCTTTAACTCATCCCTTGATCTGGCATCCGAGGGGCCAAGCTATTTCCTCCCTTGGCTGATTGCTTCGGGAGCCGTCATTGCCCAGGCACAAATGGCGCACGTTGGAGTGAACTTCTTCCTCGAAAAACTCAAAGGAAAGGCCTTTCAGAGGGCATCCGTTGCCATCTGGGTCTTCGTCGCAATCCTCATGTTCTACCTGACGTATCTGGGCATTTACATGATTGGACCGATGGGGCAGCAGGTGACTCCGATTATGGGATGGCCACAGCTGGGAAGCTTCAGCTCATTCATCGTCATGACCGCGTGCTTGGGAATCCAAGCTGCCGCCCGCGCATGGTTCTTCCACCGCGACGGTGCGCTACACACGATTGAAATCAGTGAAGAAGAACGTGAACAGTCCGATAAGGAGGACGACCGATGATTGAGGTACTCCTTGCCATTGTTGTCTTTATCGGACTTCTCCTTCTGGGAGTTCCCGTTGCGTTCTCAGTGATCGCCGGAAGTGTTGTTGGACTCTTTGCCATTGGGTCGCTGCCGATGGAAGCTCTCTCGCAGCAATCATTCGCAGGAGCAACCGAATACTCAATGCTCGCGATTCCTTTCTTCATCCTCACAGCAGACCTGCTCTTTTCGGGCAGACTCGGGGCGCAGGTCATCGGGCTTGCCACACGCCTTGTCGGACGTTTCCGCGGTGGCGTCGGTATGACCTCGGTCTTGACGAACGCGGTCTTCGCTGGTGTTTCTGGATCTGCTGTCGCCGATGCCACGGGTCTTGGAAAAGTGATGATCCCGTGGACGAAGAAGCTCGGGTATCCGGCACAGTACGGAGCCGCGGTCAACGCCTCAAGCTCGGTGCTCGGAATCATTATTCCGCCCTCGATCCCGATGATCCTTTTCTCTGCCGCTTCCGGAGCATCCGTTGCCGCCGTCTTCAATGC from Schaalia sp. ZJ405 includes the following:
- a CDS encoding TRAP transporter small permease, with the translated sequence MTTAHPPETSTQPAVITEDDLAKLDTQNVLDEPLTATDPVNAVFLKVASWCAGALTIIMLVLVTTSVVMRYVFNSSLDLASEGPSYFLPWLIASGAVIAQAQMAHVGVNFFLEKLKGKAFQRASVAIWVFVAILMFYLTYLGIYMIGPMGQQVTPIMGWPQLGSFSSFIVMTACLGIQAAARAWFFHRDGALHTIEISEEEREQSDKEDDR